A single genomic interval of Coccidioides posadasii str. Silveira chromosome 1, complete sequence harbors:
- the MDL1 gene encoding ATP-binding cassette permease mdl1 (EggNog:ENOG410PG0Y~COG:Q~TransMembrane:6 (i180-206o226-253i306-323o329-348i405-427o447-468i)~BUSCO:2401at33183) has product MRSPNVLTTFTSRIPSRHVAHQSNTRFTVGSQRLFTRRAIEASRKYRNAHQTLALRGIERQGLSTPGSPLLAIKNAVDPSAFAPARLEHVRFLSTSRSIQEPARPATSANKGKVAEESTQVVVTEQDDLQKGFELSEKASQAAHINLSAKLAKDGLAHGKKAGIREIWRLVKIARPEAKVLSVAFMFLLASSSVSMSIPFSIGKILDIATNPSSEALELFGLSLPWFYGALAGVLSLGAAANYGRIIILRIVGERIVARLRSRLFRRTYVQDAEFFDANRVGDLISRLSSDTIIVGKSITQNLSDGLRSAVSGIAGFGMMAYVSLKLSGILALLFPPVAIAAFFYGRAIRNLSRKIQKNLGTLTKIAEERLGNVRTSQSFAGERLEVSRYNHQVKRIFELGKKESFISATFFSATGFTGNMTILALLYVGGGMVQSGGITIGELTSFLMYTVYAGSSMFGLSSFYSELMKGVGAASRLFELQDRAPTISPTVGTKVKSAQGPIRFENVKFSYPTRPAVTIFKDLDFEIPQGANVAIVGPSGGGKSTIAALLLRFYNPNTGKIFIDGKDITTMNAKSLRRKIGVVSQEPVLFSGTIAENISYGKPEATRAEIIVAARKANCQFISDFPDGLDTHVGARGAQLSGGQKQRIAIARALIKDPDILILDEATSALDAESETLVNSALAALFRGSNTTISIAHRLSTIKRSDTIIVLDSDGRVAEQGSYKDLSSRPDGAFTKLMEWQMNGGESGMTPVAHYEGSAIRGPPSEAEELQQMLQEGEDEEYDESGEIEEEEQDQAKQLESAKSDGEVGERASAAPKL; this is encoded by the exons ATGCGCAGCCCCAACGTGTTAACCACGTTCACATCACGGATACCCTCTCGCCACGTTGCGCATCAAAGTAACACTCGCTTCACCGTCGGAAGCCAGAGGCTATTCACCAGACGTGCCATCGAGGCCTCCCGCAAATACCGCAATGCACACCAAACGCTCGCCCTCCGAGGCATTGAGCGGCAAGGGCTTTCCACACCCGGTTCCCCTCTACTCGCGATAAAGAATGCAGTTGATCCGTCAGCCTTTGCCCCGGCTAGATTAGAACACGTTCGCTTCCTTTCAACTTCCAGAAGCATCCAGGAACCGGCTCGGCCGGCAACATCGGCCAACAAAGGTAAAGTGGCGGAGGAATCGACACAGGTCGTTGTAACCGAGCAGGATGACTTACAGAAAGGCTTTGAGCTTTCAGAGAAGGCATCTCAAGCGGCCCATATAAATCTGAGTGCGAAGCTAGCGAAAGATGGTCTTGCCCACGGAAAGAAGGCCGGAATTCGAGAAATATGGCGGCTGGTCAAGATTGCTCGCCCGGAAGCCAAGGTGCTCTCCGTTGCTTTTATGTTCCTCCTCGCATCGTCGTCAGTTAGCATGTCCATCCCATTTTCTATCGGGAAAATCTTGGACATTGCGACGAACCCAAGCTCCGAGGCCCTGGAGCTGTTCGGACTTAGTCTTCCCTGGTTCTATGGTGCCCTGGCAGGGGTCCTCTCTCTTGGTGCTGCGGCTAACTATGGAAGAATTATCATTCTACGAATTGTTGGTGAACGAATTGTCGCCCGGCTACGATCACGACTGTTTCGAAGGACGTATGTCCAAGATGCTGAATTTTTCGATGCAAACCGAGTCGGCGATCTGATCTCCCGATTAAGCTCAGACACTATTATTGTCGGCAAGAGTATCACTCAAAACCTGTCCGATGGACTTCGATCAGCAGTGAGCGGTATAGCTGGTTTTGGGATGATGGCGTATGTCAGCCTCAAGCTTTCGGGTATTCTAGCCTTGTTATTTCCACCGGTTGCTATCGCAGCCTTTTTCTATGGAAGAGCGATTAGAAACCTAAGCCGAAAAATCCAAAAGAATTTGGGAACCCTCACCAAGATTGCTGAAGAGCGGCTAGGTAATGTGAGAACTAGCCAATCTTTCGCTGGGGAGAGGCTAGAGGTCAGTCGATACAACCATCAGGTTAAACGGATATTTGAACTAGGAAAGAAGGAATCATTTATTAGTGCGACATTCTTTAGTGCT ACCGGGTTCACGGGCAATATGACTATCCTTGCTCTGCTCTACGTAGGCGGTGGAATGGTTCAATCTGGAGGAATCACGATCGGTGAACTGACATCATTCCTCATGTATACTGTTTACGCTGGCTCGAGCATGTTCGGCTTGTCAAGCTTTTACTCAGAATTGATGAAGGGCGTTGGTGCTGCGAGTCGTCTTTTTGAGCTACAGGACCGAGCACCCACAATCTCGCCTACCGTTGGGACTAAGGTCAAATCTGCTCAGGGGCCTATTCGTTTCGAAAACGTCAAGTTTAGCTACCCAACTCGCCCCGCTGTGACTATTTTTAAGGATCTTGACTTTGAAATCCCACAGGGAGCTAATGTCGCTATTGTTGGCCCTTCTGGAGGCGGGAAATCCACGATTGCAGCGTTGTTGCTCCGTTTCTACAATCCAAACACAGGAAAGATCTTTATTGATGGCAAAGACATTACTACGATGAATGCCAAATCCCTTCGGAGAAAGATTGGCGTGGTGTCACAGGAACCGGTCTTGTTTTCAGGCACTATCGCTGAAAATATATCCTATGGAAAACCAGAGGCCACCAGGGCAGAAATTATCGTTGCTGCAAGAAAAGCCAACTGCCAGTTTATCAGCGACTTC CCTGACGGCCTTGATACACATGTAGGCGCGCGAGGAGCGCAGCTCTCTGGAGGTCAGAAACAACGAATTGCCATCGCTAGAGCACTCATCAAAGATCCAGATATCTTGATCCTGGACGAGGCCACGTCTGCCCTGGATGCAGAGTCTGAAACCCTTGTAAATAGCGCCTTGGCAGCATTATTCCGTGGAAGTAACACCACTATCAGCATTGCTCACAGATTATCCACCATAAAGCGCTCTGATACAATTATCGTTCTCGACTCTGACGGCAGAGTTGCCGAACAAGGTTCCTATAAGGATCTTAGCTCGAGACCGGACGGTGCATTCACGAAACTTATGGAATGGCAAATGAATGGAGGAGAGTCGGGAATGACACCAGTGGCACATTATGAAGGCTCTGCGATCCGCGGGCCACCCTCTGAAGCAGAAGAGTTACAGCAAATGCTCCAAGAGGGCGAAGATGAGGAATATGACGAAAGCGGAGaaattgaagaagaagagcaggATCAAGCAAAGCAGCTTGAATCTGCGAAGAGCGATGGGGAAGTAGGTGAAAGAGCTAGTGCAGCCCCTAAGCTTTGA
- the CDC37 gene encoding hsp90 co-chaperone Cdc37 (BUSCO:228752at4751~EggNog:ENOG410PJFB~COG:D~BUSCO:7077at33183): MVLDYSKWDALELSDDSDIEVHPNVDKRSFIRAKQNQIHQQRFQRRQEIATLKYERIINDGLLQRIDGLLAALRKHEDSTRHPDELVFQALIESAGEPEKDQPPPPPEGVYTQEKDTPKFSQMMGSLVDQVKKELDETKPENRFQGFIKGVEGHKNKVLSLQQELLVKLAQLEKEESSKITSDSIHTGFNSTFIAKPKAEPKQKQKESTVELLNAGSLTKDEAGTVSSGAEADEEPEPGDEEEIKVTPLAKQFAKLKVGDYRSTLQFIMDHPEIVTERKTDELLMEAFNGQMSGEDDYARQCVHQGLLLQYCRALGRDGVSLFFKRITTKDHRANVLFHDDVNSTYNRIKTRAHELSKKSEGVEQIQLHAVDPSTKISITIPPADSTDPQHIAARETFERFPPGLQRALESQNLDEINKVLGKMSVDEAEEVVEKLGESGILSLEEGIVDFTTEEGKKMLEEIEAREKQSKEEEEIGDPE; this comes from the exons ATGGTCCTGGATTATAGCAAATGGGACGCTCTCGAGCTGTCTGACGACTCGGACATTGAAGTCCACCCAAATGTTGACAAGCGATCTTTTATCCGCGCGAAACAGAACCAAATTCATCAGCAAAGGTTCCAACGCCGCCAGGAGATCGCGACCTTAAAGTACGAGCGGATCATAAACGATGGCCTTCTACAGCGCATTGATGGCCTGCTAGCTGCCTTGAGAAAGCACGAAGACAGCACCCGTCACCCAGACGAGCTTGTCTTCCAGGCACTGATCGAATCCGCTGGAGAACCAGAAAAGGACCAGCCTCCTCCCCCGCCGGAAGGAGTATATActcaagagaaagacacTCCGAAGTTCTCGCAGATGATGGGCTCATTAGTCGATCAAGTCAAGAAGGAGCTGGATGAGACGAAGCCTGAAAATAGGTTTCAAGGGTTCATCAAGGGAGTGGAGGGGCATAAGAACAAGGTTCTCAGCCTACAGCAGGAATTGCTGGTGAAGCTCGCCCAGCTCGAGAAGGAGGAAAGCAGCAAGATAACTAGTGACAGCATCCATACGGGATTCAATAGCACATTCATTGCAAAACCTAAAGCTGAGCCCAAGCAGAAGCAGAAGGAGTCGACCGTCGAGCTGCTCAACGCGGGATCTCTGACTAAGGACGAAGCTGGCACAGTCTCCTCCGGCGCGGAAGCGGATGAAGAACCTGAGCCCGGGGATGAGGAAGAGATTAAAGTGACTCCTCTGGCGAAACAATTCGCAAAGTTGAAAGTCGGCGATTATCGAAGCACTTTACAATTCATCATGGATCATCCCGAGATTGTGACTGAGCGGAAGACGGATGAGCTCCTTATGGAAGCTTTTAATGGCCAGATGTCTGGAGAGGATGACTATGCACGCCAATGCGTTCATCAGGGTCTGCTTCTTCAATACTGTCGTGCCTTGGGACGAGACGGGGTGTCTCTCTTCTTTAAGCG CATAACCACCAAGGATCACCGGGCAAACGTTCTCTTCCATGACGATGTCAACAGCACCTACAACAGAATCAAGACACGCGCCCACGAGCTGTCCAAGAAGTCCGAAGGCGTCGAACAAATCCAGCTCCATGCGGTCGACCCATCCACCAAAATTAGCATTACTATCCCGCCAGCAGACAGTACCGACCCGCAACATATTGCTGCCCGCGAGACGTTCGAGCGCTTCCCGCCTGGCCTTCAACGTGCATTGGAGTCACAGAATCTTGATGAAATAAACAAAGTGCTTGGCAAGATGAGCGTTGACGAGGCTGAAGAGGTTGTTGAAAAGCTCGGTGAGAGCGGCATTCTCAGCCTCGAGGAGGGTATTGTGGATTTCACCACtgaagaagggaagaagatGTTAGAAGAAATCGAGGCGAGAGAAAAGCAGtcgaaggaagaagaagaaatcgGGGATCCGGAATGA
- a CDS encoding uncharacterized protein (CAZy:GT71~EggNog:ENOG410PHW7~COG:G~BUSCO:5922at33183) encodes MVQSSRFRRRSLLLLTIAILLFLTLRRSYVPENLGLASRPSTADHGKFWVKFHDILKATAPACNSPKRLEEHPAAIGFKPDLVDNVTLPEHIVVEQGDRDKLKKAHSRFMELLSAPGAPRLAYKPRTRGIVSTAGGSFLPVVVTSLHMLRQTGANLPVEIFIADPSEHDKYICDTLFPALNARCITLSKILDHSPLVEGLKKYQFKIFALLFSSFEEVLFLDADAFPMHDPSRLFASEPFASHGLVTWPDFWQVTYHPSFFEITSQPLPKGFEHASTESGQVLVSKKSHSKMLLLSAYYNFYGPSHYYPLLSQGHPGEGDKETFIAPARILNLPFYAVSTGPGVFGYRKPDGGWEGGVIMQADPVWDSRLKKGEVYGWGGKPNAPPGTFITCHANLPKLEPVRVFGEGGLAWTQDNKPKRMWGAAEEMIDRIGHDVEKDLWRALKSTACDLEGKYKPWNEQPKLCEKIKKFIVDMDGK; translated from the coding sequence ATGGTCCAGAGTTCTCGGTTTCGTCGGCGGAGCCTCCTCCTACTCACTATCGCGATTCTCCTTTTCCTCACCCTCCGCCGGAGCTACGTTCCAGAGAATCTGGGCCTGGCGAGCCGACCGTCGACCGCGGATCACGGGAAGTTCTGGGTCAAATTTCACGATATCCTTAAAGCCACTGCTCCAGCATGCAACTCCCCGAAAAGACTCGAGGAGCATCCGGCGGCAATCGGCTTCAAGCCTGACCTAGTGGACAATGTCACCTTGCCAGAGCACATTGTGGTGGAGCAGGGGGATAGGGATAAGCTGAAAAAGGCACATTCACGGTTTATGGAGCTACTGTCGGCGCCGGGTGCCCCGAGACTCGCGTATAAACCGCGGACGAGAGGCATTGTTTCGACTGCTGGTGGTTCCTTTCTGCCTGTCGTTGTGACCTCCTTGCACATGCTACGCCAAACGGGAGCCAACCTACCCGTCGAGATTTTCATCGCAGACCCGAGTGAGCATGATAAATATATTTGCGATACGCTTTTTCCGGCCCTCAATGCCCGGTGTATCACTCTTTCCAAGATCCTCGACCACTCCCCCCTCGTGGAAGGCCTTAAAAAGTACCAATTTAAGATTTTTGCGTTGCTATTCTCATCGTTCGAAGAAGTACTGTTCCTCGACGCTGATGCGTTCCCAATGCATGATCCCTCCCGCCTCTTTGCCTCCGAACCCTTCGCCTCTCACGGCTTGGTGACGTGGCCAGATTTCTGGCAGGTTACCTATCACCCGTCCTTCTTCGAAATTACATCCCAACCGCTTCCCAAAGGGTTCGAACACGCCTCCACCGAATCAGGCCAGGTCCTGGTATCTAAAAAGTCACATTCCAAGATGCTCCTGCTCTCCGCTTACTACAATTTCTACGGACCTTCGCACTACTACCCCTTGTTATCTCAAGGACACCCTGGCGAAGGTGATAAAGAGACGTTCATAGCTCCCGCGAGGATTTTGAACCTTCCGTTTTATGCTGTCTCGACGGGCCCTGGTGTGTTTGGATATAGAAAGCCCGACGGCGGTTGGGAAGGCGGCGTCATTATGCAAGCAGACCCAGTGTGGGATTCTAGACTCAAAAAAGGAGAGGTTTATGGATGGGGAGGAAAACCGAACGCGCCACCGGGGACGTTCATCACATGTCACGCCAATCTGCCAAAATTGGAGCCAGTTCGGGTCTTTGGCGAAGGGGGTCTGGCGTGGACCCAGGACAACAAGCCGAAACGGATGTGGGGTGCTGCAGAAGAAATGATAGATCGGATAGGCCATGATGTCGAAAAGGATCTTTGGCGAGCACTAAAATCGACCGCGTGCGATTTGGAAGGAAAGTACAAACCTTGGAACGAGCAGCCAAAACTGTGtgaaaagatcaagaaatttattGTTGATATGGATGGAAAATAA
- a CDS encoding uncharacterized protein (EggNog:ENOG410Q4K7~COG:I~TransMembrane:9 (o6-22i34-56o76-97i128-148o201-223i297-318o338-356i368-389o409-431i)): MSPESHLAAFIYAILPTAFRDAPKKTRPLARTAYLDGVRGLAALGVVVLHMVLGFFPNSSYAYNGTPGRDSIFQMPFVRLLYTGQPTIFFLISGYVLSISTIKKCRNQAWGPLQLDLSSKIFRRMFRLYIPSIIATFIPMFMVSFGLFPDVAKFNDEMPHHTFNMAAREPTFFRQFWLWCKTIPPLFWPFDWENFSQNSPYAYQLWTIPVEYRCSMILFLLHIGLSRCRSKTRLVINGIFSLYFLALDKWDVFLFVAGAFIAEVDIIREEASEAQLPKSETGETKLPSAPRKYPNQWLLVGGVILGLWILSVPAADIWNAWTFAILETWAPKNYKGIFRFWDAVGTVILVWSMTGLPSFQRFFTRRIFLYLGNISFSLYLTHTIALKFLLYPIMPWLYLIFGYSTPFQYGLSFAIGGFLTVMLSFWIADVFQRHIEEPSARFTKWIDTKCSAS; the protein is encoded by the exons ATGTCGCCAGAATCCCAC CTGGCCGCATTCATCTACGCAATTCTACCAACAGCCTTTCGCGATGCACCCAAGAAGACTCGACCCCTCGCGAGGACGGCGTACCTCGACGGCGTCCGCGGTCTAGCAGCCCTCGGTGTCGTCGTGCTGCACATGGTCCTGGGGTTTTTCCCCAACTCGTCGTACGCATACAATGGGACTCCCGGTCGGGACTCCATCTTTCAGATGCCTTTCGTTCGACTACTATATACAGGTCAGCCCAcgatcttcttcctcattTCAGGCTACGTCTTGTCCATCAGCACGATAAAGAAGTGCCGCAATCAGGCTTGGGGCCCGTTGCAGCTGGACTTGAGCTCGAAAATCTTTCGCCGGATGTTCCGCCTCTATATACCCTCGATCATCGCCACGTTTATCCCGATGTTTATGGTTAGCTTTGGGCTCTTCCCCGACGTTGCCAAGTTCAACGACGAGATGCCGCACCATACGTTCAATATGGCTGCCCGCGAGCCCACATTCTTCCGACAGTTCTGGCTCTGGTGCAAGACGATCCCGCCGCTCTTCTGGCCTTTCGACTGGGAAAACTTTTCCCAGAACTCCCCGTATGCCTACCAACTGTGGACCATTCCTGTCGAATACCGATGTTCGATGATACTTTTCCTTTTGCACATCGGATTGTCCCGATGCCGAAGCAAGACCCGCCTCGTCATAAACGgcatcttctctctttacTTCCTTGCCCTTGACAAGTGGGATGTTTTCCTGTTCGTTGCAGGAGCTTTCATCGCGGAAGTGGATATTATTAGGGAAGAGGCGTCCGAAGCCCAGCTCCCGAAGTCAGAAACGGGGGAGACTAAGCTCCCCAGTGCGCCCCGGAAGTACCCAAATCAATGGCTGCTGGTGGGCGGTGTCATTCTTGGCCTGTGGATTCTGAGCGTCCCTGCCGCAGATATCTGGAACGCATGGACTTTTGCTATTCTCGAGACGTGGGCACCGAAAAATTATAAGGGAATCTTCCGTTTCTGGGACGCCGTGGGCACCGTTATCCTCGTCTGGTCGATGACCGGTCTACCTTCGTTCCAGAGATTCTTCACGCGCCGCATCTTCCTTTACTTGGGGAATATCTCTTTCTCCCTCTACCTCACGCACACGATCGCTCTCAAATTTCTGCTATATCCCATCATGCCATGGCTGTATTTGATTTTTGGCTACTCCACCCCTTTCCAGTATGGCCTGTCTTTCGCCATTGGCGGCTTCTTGACTGTCATGCTTTCATTCTGGATCGCGGACGTTTTCCAGCGACACATCGAGGAGCCTTCAGCCAGGTTCACGAAGTGGATTGACACCAAGTGCTCGGCCTCCTGA
- a CDS encoding uncharacterized protein (EggNog:ENOG410PUVF~COG:S~TransMembrane:8 (i12-33o53-74i186-204o210-232i244-263o291-309i330-351o371-395i)), whose amino-acid sequence MPPKKRDDNWIDGLRGVASFVVVTGHLCTAFVPYLHSPALSENGPMSLWQLPILRLCVGGRGAVAVFFIITGFVNSINPVKNARNNNTQVALTNLARSSFTRSGRLVIPTSIATIIGWFLCQVGAFKLAKRADAGWIMNGGHDPDPLGESLVKLFRSLTIYWSSGGGEYDATNWTLVYFLQGSFRVYLALLAMTLVTARFWRIITAFLYAYAWITGDYLVGINLYAGILLAQLQVDYGSRATNILPKVVPSILMILGLFFWSFPQENPHWAPWSKIMRDSFVAVTPLYTDTSRYCVSVGITLLMLGIFFSKNARKFFTSPVLNFLGRVSFPVYLLHNTIIRTVLVLMVYGPNVSKTPATDDKGNPTIVKRISPMSFLFVLPVFYAILYVIAYLWTVYVDPLCAKMVDAMKNRMFVEEQKPQDKVVPLTQVA is encoded by the exons ATGCCTCCGAAAAAACGGGACGATAACTGGATTGAC GGCCTGCGGGGCGTTGCGTCCTTCGTTGTTGTCACGGGCCACCTCTGCACAGCGTTCGTGCCATACCTTCATTCTCCCGCCCTCTCCGAAAATGGGCCCATGTCCCTCTGGCAGCTTCCCATCCTCAGACTATGTGTCGGTGGCCGAGGTGCCGTCGCCGTCTTCTTCATAATCACCGGATTCGTTAACTCAATAAACCCGGTGAAAAATGCACGCAATAATAACACGCAAGTTGCCCTGACGAACCTGGCCCGGAGCTCCTTTACGCGCTCGGGAAGACTGGTGATTCCAACGAGTATTGCTACGATAATAGGGTGGTTCCTATGTCAAGTTGGAGCGTTTAAGTTGGCTAAGCGGGCTGATGCCGGCTGGATAATGAACGGCGGACATGATCCCGATCCTCTGGGCGAGTCTTTGGTGAAATTATTTAGGTCCCTGACCATCTACTGGAGTTCTGGCGGTGGAGAATATGATGCGACAAACTGGACTTTGGTCTATTTCTTGCAGGGCTCGTTCCGGGTGTATCTGGCGTTGCTGGCTATGACTTTGGTTACTGCGCGATTCTGGAGGATTATCACTGCGTTCCTGTATGCGTACGCCTGGATTACCGGTGATT ACCTGGTTGGTATCAACCTTTATGCGGGTATCTTGCTAGCCCAGCTACAGGTCGACTACGGTTCTCGTGCTACAAATATACTCCCTAAGGTTGTTCCGAGCATTCTCATGATCTTgggccttttcttttggagTTTCCCGCAAGAGAATCCCCACTGGGCGCCCTGGTCCAAGATCATGAGGGATTCCTTCGTTGCAGTCACACCACTTTACACCGACACCAGTCGATACTGCGTCTCAGTCGGCATCACGTTATTGATGTTGGGCATATTTTTCTCGAAGAACGCCCGCAAGTTTTTCACTTCACCAGTCCTGAACTTCCTCGGCCGGGTATCTTTCCCCGTGTACCTCCTCCACAACACGATCATTCGCACCGTCCTTGTCTTAATGGTTTATGGTCCCAACGTATCCAAAACCCCTGCCACAGACGACAAAGGAAACCCCACCATCGTGAAACGCATCAGTCCGATGAGCTTCCTTTTCGTTCTTCCAGTCTTTTACGCGATTTTATATGTAATTGCCTATCTGTGGACCGTATACGTCGACCCTCTTTGCGCCAAAATGGTGGATGCGATGAAAAATAGAATGTTTGTGGAGGAACAGAAACCGCAGGATAAAGTGGTCCCATTGACGCAAGTTGCATAG
- a CDS encoding uncharacterized protein (BUSCO:488857at4751~EggNog:ENOG410PN4N~COG:U~BUSCO:14397at33183), which produces MADRFPSLDELGDQPVPTSGNGAAPAADSEDFLARERAALGDDADQFISANDHIKSPTVEDDGGDLLGGGEIQHAEADTTGFESSFPALESHNEQVAPGGTITGPDSFQPSYSSYQEPEEEPEAVREWRTKRDEELNRRAAISAERKAATIKKAQEDIDDYYESYNKRTDKAKERTRTEAEEFLENREDTSAGGTSWERIAKLVDISGKGLKGGASGSGKERFRELLLELKKDQNAPGANGI; this is translated from the exons ATGGCCGACCGGTTCCCTTCACTGGATGAATTAGGAG ATCAGCCCGTGCCAACCAGCGGCAATGGGGCTGCTCCGGCCGCTGATAGTGAAGACTTCTTAGCTCGCGAACGTGCTGCTCTGGGAGACGATGCAGACCAATTTATTTCAGCAAATGACCATATCAAAtcccctacagttgaagatGATGGGGGCGATCTTCTTGGTGGAGGTGAAATCCAGCATGCTGAGGCAGACACCACGGGCTTTGAGTCTTCATTCCCAGCTCTAGAATCACATAATGAG CAAGTCGCTCCTGGCGGAACCATCACGGGCCCAGACAGCTTCCAGCCATCATACTCCTCGTACCAAGAACCCGAAGAAGAACCAGAAGCCGTTCG TGAATGGCGCACGAAGCGAGACGAAGAACTCAACCGCCGCGCGGCCATCTCTGCCGAACGCAAAGCTGCGACCATCAAAAAGGCCCAGGAAGACATCGACGACTACTACGAATCATACAACAAACGCACCGACAAGGCCAAAGAGCGCACCCGCACCGAGGCCGAAGAGTTCCTTGAAAACCGCGAAGATACGTCCGCCGGCGGCACTAGTTGGGAGCGGATCGCCAAACTGGTGGATATCAGTGGAAAAGGGTTGAAAGGCGGTGCGAGCGGATCCGGCAAAGAGCGGTTTAGGGAGCTGTTGCTGGAACTGAAAAAGGATCAAAATGCTCCGGGGGCTAACGGGATCTGA
- a CDS encoding uncharacterized protein (EggNog:ENOG410PF96~COG:A~BUSCO:9031at33183), with the protein MAYTDDAVKAKLSALNETQESIVTVAQWVMFHRRHADRTAQLWLEKLRETNASKRLNLIYLANEVAQQSKARRKEDFLIAFSPIIADATATAFKGAPNEIQQKLRRVVEVWRQRRIFEAPIQDAIEARVEEVDKSRASGKKQLLGGSLFSSSTGSLPPELQPLAPLQIAVSKATVSSNTAVASANVEYDKMNDPTATIPTPPVHAARLSQLLKSLASAESSVSEIIKSRQSLIEGLEKLLDTNRSALAAEKAQHEKISAQKAETEDKKREVEDAIMRGLAAEGTQGNGDGSWMGPAQSSGDNEPEAPAVEELTPPPVEALTPVGSPKLNPIPEPGNDHGEGQQQAEQPPFLPIGGLPAQVTGQDLSQLPAVNLPLVTNHPPTGHEPPANGSSSKKRKVTHTGDDFAATFEGGDAMADLDADVAELLRQESNKY; encoded by the exons ATGGCTTATACGGACGATGCCGTCAAGGCAAAGCTCTCGGCACTCAATGAAACCCAAGAATCCATCGTGACAGTTGCACAATGGGTCATGTTCCATCG GAGACATGCCGATCGCACCGCACAACTTTGGCTAGAGAAATTACGCGAAACAAATGCTTCTAAGAGGCTTAATCTGATATATCTTGCGAACG AAGTTGCACAACAATCAAAAGCACGGCGCAAAGAAGATTTTTTGATTGCATTCTCTCCT ATAATTGCAGATGCGACAGCAACCGCGTTCAAAGGTGCCCCGAACGAAATCCAGCAGAAATTGCGACGTGTTGTCGAAGTGTGGAGACAACGGAGGATATTCGAGGCTCCGATACAAGATGCTATCGAGGCGCGAGTGGAAG AGGTGGATAAGTCCAGAGCCTCCGGAAAGAAGCAGTTGCTCGGCGGTTCGCTATTCTCTAGCTCGACGGGATCTCTTCCACCTGAATTACAGCCATTGGCACCATTACAAATCGCCGTCTCTAAGGCCACCGTATCGTCGAATACTGCAGTAGCTTCTGCCAATGTAGAATACGACAAAATGAATGACCCCACAGCAACAATTCCAACGCCACCAGTGCATGCCGCCCGACTCAGCCAACTCCTAAAATCACTAGCCAGCGCTGAAAGTTCCGTTTCGGAGATAATCAAGTCCAGACAAAGCCTGATCGAAGGCCTCGAGAAACTTCTCGACACGAATCGCTCGGCACTGGCGGCTGAAAAGGCACAGCATGAAAAGATATCCGCGCAAAAGGCCGAGACGGAGGATAAAAAACGCGAAGTCGAAGACGCCATAATGCGCGGTCTTGCCGCCGAGGGCACCCAAGGCAACGGCGATGGCAGCTGGATGGGCCCCGCCCAGAGCAGCGGAGACAACGAGCCGGAAGCCCCCGCCGTTGAAGAATTAACGCCACCGCCTGTGGAAGCACTCACACCTGTGGGATCGCCGAAATTGAATCCAATTCCTGAGCCGGGAAACGACCACGGTGAAGGGCAGCAGCAAGCCGAACAGCCGCCGTTTTTACCCATCGGAGGTCTTCCCGCTCAAGTGACAGGTCAAGATCTGAGCCAGCTCCCCGCAGTGAATCTGCCACTCGTAACCAACCATCCTCCAACTGGACACGAACCACCTGCGAATGGATCTAGCTCCAAAAAGCGTAAGGTCACTCACACCGGTGATGACTTCGCTGCGACCTTTGAAGGCGGTGACGCAATGGCCGACCTGGATGCTGATGTGGCGGAGTTGTTGAGACAGGAGAGTAATAAATATTGA